AGAATCCATTGGATGGGATCGCCGGGCGGGTCCGCATTCGGCGGATGGACATCTATGTCCAGTTTTTCCAGATCGGCCAGCAGGTAATCCCTCACCCGCCACGGGGACCGCTTCGCGTCCACCTGAGTCGCATTGGACGTGCGCTTCAGCGTGGGATCGTGGATCACCACCGGGACGCCGTCGGCGGACAGCTGCACATCCATCTCCCAGAAATCGGCTCCCACGGCGAAACTGAGCATGGCCGCAGCCAGCGTGTTTTCCGAGGCCAAAGCGCGCCCACCGCGGTGCGCCCCCACGAGGGGAGGACCCCAGGGGGAGTGCCACCGGATCTTCCAATCACTGATAGGGGTCGCCGACAAGCCGGCTCCTCCAAAAGGCCCCTGAAACCTATTCTCGGACACGCTCTCGGCGGAAGACAATGCCAGGGAATTCCGACAAAAGGCGGGAACCGATCCGCCACGCGCTCTAAAGCAACGACTCTCTCCCATCGGCTGTCACGAGGATCCGTGGGAAACTCGAAGCTCGTAGGATAGGTAGACCTTCATGCCCTTTTCGGCAGCGGCCTGTTTCACCTTGGGGGATACCTGGTATGTGACGAGAACCGGAAAGACTTCCATGCCCGAAATTTCCCGGACCCTCGCCATGGTCTTGAGGAATCCGTCCACATCGCGCTTTTTAAGCTGAGACTTGGCTTCGCCGAGGATGGCCACCCGCCGGCCGTTCAGAACGCCGTAACCCCAGATGTTCACTTCCACGTAGCGATTGGGCGCCGTCTCCAGGAAGGTGCAGACCAGCTGCCCATCGATCTCCATCCCGAAGTCGCGGGCCAAAAGATGCGGCAAGGCCCAGATGGCTTCGTCTTCCAGGCGGTATCCCACCGTGTGGGCCAAGCCGCCGAGCATTTCCCGTGTCCTGCGGTGTTCGTCGGTGAGTCTGGCCAACATGACTTCCGTCTTTTTCTGGGCTTCCGCCAATTCTTCGACCCTAGCCTCGGTGCGTTTTTGAGCCTCCGCCAGTTCCTCGACCCTAGCCTCGGTGCGTTTTTGAGCCTCCGCCAGTTCCTCGACCCTAGCCTCGGTGCGTTTTTGAGCCTCCGCCAGTTCCTCGATTTTTTCAGCCAGTCGATCGAGGCGCTGCTCGGTACGGGCTTGGGCTTGAGCCAGTTCGCGGACCACCTGTTTGAGATCGTCGAACTCCTCGCGGGTCACGCGGATTTCACGCACCCGGTCGTCTACGATCGCAACGATCGCCTTGTAGATCTCGCTGGTGATTCCCTGGCCTGTGGTCTGCGGCATGGTTTCCCCGCCTGAGATTCCTTGGTAGCGTAGAGAATAATAGACCTAATATTTGATGGCAAATTCTATTTCCCCTTCTCCCCCGAGACGGATCGGTCTGTCACGACGAAATCGAGCCTAAAATTTGACGCCAAATTCTATTTCCCCTCCCCTTGTGGGAGGGGATTAAGGGGAGGGGAATGTAACTGATTGACATGCGTTAATTTTTTCACCCTCACCCCAACCCTCTCCCATCAAGGGAGAGGGGGATTTTTTTGACAATTCTATTTCCCGTCCCCTTGTGGGAGGGGATTAAGGGGAGGGGAATGTAACTGATTGACATGCGTTAATTTTCTCACCCTCACCCCAACCCTCTCCCATCAAGGGAGAGGGGGATTTTTTTGACAATTCTATTTCCCCTCCCCTTGTGGGAGGGGATTAAGGGGAGGGGGAGAAGGGGATCTTTTTGACCTTCGTTAACCTTTTTGCTTAAGGTCTCCACTTTAGAACGCTACCAATTCCTTTACCTTTTGCAATAATCTCTTTCTAACTTCTGCGCGCTGCGGTCGTCAATGGAAAGTCCGCCGAACCTGGGGGACCTGCCCACGGCTGGACGGTGTTCAAGCCAGAGGCTCGAGGGTCCCTTCCACCACCTCGTATGCCTGATCGGAGAGGCGCTGGACCTGCTCCAGATCGTGGGACACCACCACTTCACGTCTTCGTTGACCAAGGAGGCAGGTTCATGGAAGGGCACCCGCCAGGGCGGCGCCCAAGGCACCCACCACGTCAGGGTCTTCGGCCAGGATCAAGCCGCCGCCGAGCGAATCGCCTATGAGACGAACGATGCAGCGGTTGTGGGCCACGCCGCCCGCGAACACCACGGGCCGCTCCCCGCCCACGCGGCGCAGCATGGCCAGAGTCCGTCGCACCACGGCTTGATGCAGGGCCATGGCGATGTTTTGCGGCCTTTCTCCCCGCGCCATCAAGGAAGTGGCTTCCGACTCGGCGAAGACGGTGCACATACTGTTGAGGGTCACCTGTTTGTCCGCTTCCAGAGCAAAGTCCCCAAATACTTCCAGCGGAACCTGAAGCGAAGACGCCATGAATTCCAGGAACTTTCCTGTGCCGGCGGCGCATCGATCGTTCATTTCGAATCGGACCACCGCGCCTTCCCGGGACAGGGCGATGACCTTGGTGTCCTGACCGCCGATATCCAAAACGGTCCGGGCCTCGGGGACCAAGTGGTGCACTCCCCGGGCGTAGGCCTGAATTTCGGTGATGGTTCGGACCGAAAGCCCCGGAAAGTGTTCCGCCACCAAACGCCGGCCGTAACCGGTGGCAACCACGGGGCACCCGTCGGCATCGGCCAGCAACTTGCGGCACTGGGCCACCGGGTCGAAGGTGGTGGGGACCTTGTCCCAGCTCCAGCGCCCGGTGGCGGGGTCCCAAACAACCCGCTCAATGGAGCGGCTTCCTATGTCGATCCCGATAACAGCCATGGCGGAATGAGCTCCTAACGGATCATCTCCACGAAGGCCTCAACCCGGGTTTTGAGCTGCTCCACGTCCTCCATGCTGTAATCCGTTTCGACGGCCAGCATGGGGATGCCCGCATTGCGAAGGGCCTTTTCCACCTTGAAGCTTTCCATGGCGTAGGGCTGGCAGAAAGACAGACCGTAGTGGATCACGCCTTTCACCTCCAACTCGCGCGCCAGGTCCACGATGTGCTCCAGCCGCTCGGTGTTGGGCGTAAAACAGGCGCAGTCGATCTTCATGTATCGCTCCACGATGGCATCCAGCATCTCTTCCAAGGTTCTACCGCTTTCGTCCACCAGGTCACGGGTGTTGCGGGTTCCGATGCACGATTCCTCGCCCACCATCACCGCCCCGGAAGATTCGATGATGTACGGAAGCTTCCAGTT
This is a stretch of genomic DNA from Desulfoglaeba alkanexedens ALDC. It encodes these proteins:
- a CDS encoding chordopoxvirus fusion protein — translated: MPQTTGQGITSEIYKAIVAIVDDRVREIRVTREEFDDLKQVVRELAQAQARTEQRLDRLAEKIEELAEAQKRTEARVEELAEAQKRTEARVEELAEAQKRTEARVEELAEAQKKTEVMLARLTDEHRRTREMLGGLAHTVGYRLEDEAIWALPHLLARDFGMEIDGQLVCTFLETAPNRYVEVNIWGYGVLNGRRVAILGEAKSQLKKRDVDGFLKTMARVREISGMEVFPVLVTYQVSPKVKQAAAEKGMKVYLSYELRVSHGSS
- a CDS encoding acyl-CoA dehydratase activase; translated protein: MAVIGIDIGSRSIERVVWDPATGRWSWDKVPTTFDPVAQCRKLLADADGCPVVATGYGRRLVAEHFPGLSVRTITEIQAYARGVHHLVPEARTVLDIGGQDTKVIALSREGAVVRFEMNDRCAAGTGKFLEFMASSLQVPLEVFGDFALEADKQVTLNSMCTVFAESEATSLMARGERPQNIAMALHQAVVRRTLAMLRRVGGERPVVFAGGVAHNRCIVRLIGDSLGGGLILAEDPDVVGALGAALAGALP